From the genome of Penaeus monodon isolate SGIC_2016 chromosome 16, NSTDA_Pmon_1, whole genome shotgun sequence, one region includes:
- the LOC119582486 gene encoding cell division cycle protein 123 homolog gives MKVNDVMACSFPSWYEKFKKCTIKSIVIPLTTDVLAYMQDNGTLVLPEGSQPEPEYRTNTEDESDAYEDWEHCRTTGTSVEGPKLEEFNAKVNDAIKKLGGSAFPKLNWSSPKDASWIALNKSLRCSTAGDVYLLLKSSNFVAHDLTSPFKDCDDEPNTSIDYYFILRKWMEINPSNEFRCFVRNKELIGICQRDTSQSYGCIGSDKTRICSDIVSFWRENIENRFPLSCYTFDVYRPAKDHVILVDFNPFGETTDGLLFTWSELKQKEDIRPRTGRTIEEVAEEEEQEGDITQYNERNLVDSNRQTDSVIGDTYSFGEDGDTSPEFRYISDATGVQPSPYMQYGLPLDIVDLSTGQDPQKLIDFLQMKIQSEADESSDEEVPS, from the exons ATGAAGGTTAATGATGTAATGGCATGTAGTTTCCCATCATGGTATGAGAAATTTAAGAAGTGTACGATTAAGAG CATCGTCATACCACTGACAACGGATGTGTTGGCTTACATGCAGGACAATGGAACACTTGTTCTTCCTGAAGGTTCACAACCAGAACCAGAGTATAGAACAAATACCGAAGATGAGAGTGATGCTTATGAAGACTGGGAACACTGCAGGACCACTGGTACATCAGTGGAG GGGCCAAAGTTAGAAGAATTCAATGCTAAGGTGAATGATGCTATAAAAAAACTTGGAGGAAGTGCCTTTCCAAAACTAAACTGGAGTTCCCCAAAA GATGCTTCATGGATTGCCCTTAATAAGTCTCTTCGATGCTCTACTGCTGGAGATGTCTACCTGTTACTGAAAAGCAGTAATTTTGTAGCTCATGACCTCACTTCACCCTTCAAG GATTGTGATGACGAACCCAACACAAGTATTGACTACTACTTCATCCTGCGAAAGTGGATGGAAATCAACCCATCCAATGAGTTCCGGTGTTTCGTAAGAAATAAGGAACTAATTG GTATATGTCAACGGGACACAAGCCAGAGCTATGGATGCATTGGAAGTGACAAGACCAGAATTTGCAGTGATATTGTGAGCTTCTGGAGAGAAAACATAGAAAATAGGTTCCCACTTTCTTGTT ATACTTTTGATGTATATCGTCCAGCAAAAGACCATGTGATCCTTGTTGATTTCAACCCTTTTGGGGAGACAACAGATGGTCTTCTCTTTACCTGGTCTGAATTGAAGCAGAAAGAGGACATTAGGCCAAGGACAGGCAGA ACAATAGAAGAagtagcagaagaggaggagcaagaaggtGATATTACACAATATAATGAGCGAAATCTGGTGGACAGCAACAGGCAAACAGACTCCGTAATAGGAGACACATATAGTTTTGGTGAGGATGGAGACACCTCTCCagaatttagatatatatcagaTGCCACAGGGGTCCAGCCAAGTCCATACAT GCAGTATGGTTTACCTTTGGATATAGTTGACTTGAGCACTGGCCAAGACCCTCAGAAGTTGATAGATTTTCTTCAGATG AAAATTCAAAGTGAAGCGGATGAGAGTTCTGATGAGGAAGTGCCGAGTTAG